A stretch of the uncultured Desulfobacter sp. genome encodes the following:
- a CDS encoding beta-ketoacyl-ACP synthase III, producing the protein MTQPVYINDLSVFLPNQPVLNSEIEEVLGRINEIPSLTKKTMLANNKIEKRYYAIDPSTGKFTHNNAQLTARAVQKLCPYPGFTPNDIQVLSCGTTSPDVILPGHGMMVAGELGVPPCEVVSTSGICLSGMTALKYAQLSIASGASTNGVCTGSELSSSFMRANFFNLGVDPDADIAEAPILAFNADFLRWMLSDGAGAAFLANTPNPQGISLRIEWINMLSYAGELATCMYAGGKQNKDGSISGWREADSSKDVMNGNLLAVKQDTQLLGRHIVKTMGQALGRIAEKRQLTPEDVDWYLPHYSSHYFRDKFYQVMKETGFEIPYDKWFTNLPYTGNVGSASIYIIMEELFKSGKLKKGEKLLCFIPESGRFSHCFMLLTVV; encoded by the coding sequence ATGACCCAACCGGTTTATATTAATGACTTGTCCGTTTTTCTACCCAATCAGCCTGTATTAAACAGTGAAATCGAAGAGGTCTTGGGCCGGATCAACGAGATCCCCTCCCTGACCAAGAAAACAATGCTGGCTAACAATAAAATTGAGAAACGGTATTATGCCATTGACCCATCTACCGGAAAATTCACCCACAATAACGCCCAGCTCACAGCCAGGGCCGTACAAAAGCTTTGCCCCTACCCCGGATTCACCCCTAACGATATCCAGGTTTTAAGCTGCGGCACCACAAGCCCGGACGTCATCCTTCCCGGACATGGTATGATGGTGGCAGGAGAACTTGGGGTGCCCCCCTGCGAGGTTGTCTCCACATCCGGTATCTGTCTGAGCGGGATGACCGCGTTAAAATATGCTCAGCTGTCCATTGCAAGCGGTGCCTCAACAAATGGCGTCTGCACAGGATCTGAGTTGTCATCGTCTTTCATGCGGGCCAATTTTTTCAACCTGGGCGTGGACCCGGATGCTGATATTGCCGAAGCGCCCATCCTAGCATTTAATGCCGACTTTCTTCGCTGGATGCTCTCCGACGGCGCCGGGGCGGCTTTTCTTGCCAATACGCCGAATCCCCAAGGAATTTCATTAAGAATTGAATGGATTAATATGCTCTCATATGCCGGAGAACTTGCCACCTGCATGTATGCCGGGGGCAAGCAGAATAAAGACGGCTCCATTTCCGGATGGCGGGAGGCAGATTCCTCTAAAGATGTAATGAACGGCAACCTGCTAGCTGTTAAGCAGGATACCCAACTTTTAGGACGCCACATTGTCAAAACCATGGGACAAGCCCTGGGACGCATTGCCGAAAAACGGCAACTGACGCCTGAAGATGTGGACTGGTACCTGCCCCATTACTCATCACACTATTTCAGGGATAAATTTTATCAGGTCATGAAAGAGACTGGATTTGAAATTCCCTATGATAAGTGGTTTACCAACTTGCCCTATACGGGCAACGTCGGTTCAGCATCCATTTACATCATCATGGAAGAATTGTTTAAATCAGGGAAACTGAAAAAAGGAGAAAAGCTGCTCTGCTTTATTCCGGAAAGCGGACGATTTTCCCATTGTTTTATGCTGTTGACTGTGGTTTAG